TCATTCAAAATAAAGTCGCAAGCACTGCGGGCAATTTCAAGAAATTGATTATTATTCGTTGCATCAAAGGCGTCTAAAAAAGCATTAGCTATATACGATGTATTGACAATAGTCGGTGTAAATTTAGGCACAAAGAAAACCCGGCTTTGCCAATCAAAATTATAACCCCAGCATTTCCCTGAATAGCCTTTACTTGCTAAGTTTTGCAATAACTTAGCCAAAAACTCAAGCTTTTTCAAATAGTTTTTGTCACCAGTAGCCCGATAGAGCTTTGATGTTGCTGATAAGCATAAGCCCAACCCTTTTGGGTTATGCCCTTTGGGTATCAAAAGCAGCGGGCGTACATTGATAGGAGATAGTTTGAGTGCCTGAATATAGGCTATTCGTAACTTTTTCTGTTTGAAACTGAGCGCCGATAAAATCGGACTGTTCAGTGCATCATAACAATCGTAACCTTTGTAAGATTCCTTTTCAATATAGCGTTCAAGGTCAGAAAGTGCGGTTGTAATGTCGATCATGAATCCTATTTAAATTTAAGCGCGAAGATGTTCGGTGTGAATGCGCGATAAACCCATCAGAAAATCCTGCCTTTCATCCAGTTGTATTTCTACAGGCAGACCGGTATTAATCGATTCTAATATTTTGAAAGTGGCAATAGTTGCATTGACAGAATCCCGAAAAGGGATGGGGGAATCATTGCCTGATTCAATGCTTTTGATAAAATGTTCAAGAGCGCTATGATATCCTTTGTCTTGTTTCGAGCCTCCGAATGTTTTGACTTTGCCATGTCTCGAAAACGTTACTTGTTTGAAATCATCAATTACTGCAATTGAATTTTCACAAAACATTTCAATGCGTTCTTTAGGAAACGTTCGATCGCCGGATGCGGTATAAATAATATGGCCAATGGATCCATCTCTGAATTTAAAAGTAATACTGATATTGTCTTTGCTCATCATATCGTCACGTGTGATCGAAATAGTATCGGCATAAACTTTAATGGGCAAGGAACCTGTCAGAAACATTAAGAGATCGACGAAATGACAAACTTCGCCGATGATGCGCCCTCCGCCTTCGATCGGATCTTGCGTCCAATGTTCTTTAGGAACAAATCCGGCGTTGATGCGATAAGTAATCGTCACCGGTTGAATTTTTTTATCGAAGAATTTTTTAGTCTCAACGATCGTTGGTGCAAAACGCCGGTTGAATCCTACCATGACACGGCCGTTAAACTCTTGATAGGCTTCGATAACTTGATTAAGCTGTTCAACACTCAATGCCAGCGGTTTTTCTACAAAGATGGATTTGCCACGTTTAATTCCTTCGATTACGTAAGGCGCGTGGAGGTTATGGCGGGTTGCAACAAAAACACAATCGATATCGGTTTGATTTAGAATCTCGTTATTATCGGTTGTAGCCGATAAGAATTTAAATTTTTTTGCAACGTTGGAAGCGGTGACGCCACGCGATGTTGAAACCGAAACAAGTTCGACTCGTTTTTTATTTTTCTTCAAAATCGGTAACAAATAATTTTGAGCGAAATTACCCGCGCCAATAAACCCGATTTTTACTTTTCCTTCACTTGGTGATCGATTATAATCAGTAATGGGAATGATCGTTTCTGCTTGTATCTCGTGTCGATGCGTGTAAGTCAGTAAAATGCCTATATAGCGTTCACGTTTTTTTGATTTTCCTGAAATCAGATTATAGGCATCTTCCGCATCCTCAATTTTGAAACGATGGGTGGTTATGCTTTGCAGGTCAATTTTTTTTGCAGCAATTAGATTCAAAAACGATATCATGTTACGATTTTCTGTCCAGCGAACATATCCATATGGATAATCAATACCTCGTTCTTCATAAAAAATATCATAACGGCCTGGTCCATATGAACGGGAAAAACGTACATCGATTTCTTTTTCATAAAACGGGCTCCGTGGGATATCGGCCGGTACACCTCCCACAATGATCAACTTGCCCTTATTGCGAAGAATCTCTCCCGATAATACAATCGGTTCGTTGGTAGGGGTAGCCGCTGTCACGATAGCACAGTCAACACCATAGCCATCGGTAGATTTTTCAATGATCGGCATATAGTTATCCGATGCAAGGATCGTGTAATCGGCGCCAAGGGACGAGGCGGTTTTGCAGGCATCTTCAGAAATATCTAGTCCAATAACCCGACAGCCGGCTGCTTTGAGAATCTGAACTGTAATCAAGCCGATCAATCCAAGACCAACCACAACAACATTTTCACCGATGCTCACTTCGGCTTGACGAACTCCTTGCATGGCGATAGCGCCTAATGTCGAATACGCTGCTTCATCAAGTTGAACACTTTCGGGAACTTTTGCTGCAAGATTTTGTGGGACGAAAATAACGTCAGCATGTGAAGCATAACCTTGGCCTGCACAGGCAACACGGTCACCAACGGCAAAATCATTTACATTTTCGGCAACGGCTACGACTATACCCGAACTGCTGTATCCGAGCGGAACAGGAGTATCCAGTTTGTTTTTTACTAACTGGATTGTCGTCATCAAGCCGTCACGCTTAGCTGTATTGATGACTTTTTTAACTAGATCCGGACGGCTTTGCGCCTTTCCAATCAAGCTTTTTTGAGCCGTCTCGACAGTGGTGCGTTCCGTTCCGGCGCTGATCAGTGAAAACATATTTTTGACTAAAATTCCGCCGGCTTGCAGTGCGGGAGGCGGCACATTGTCAACTTTCAATTCGCCGTTGTTGTAATTTTGAATGACTTGCAGCAAGGTAACCTCAACCAGTTTTTTTACATTTT
This portion of the bacterium genome encodes:
- a CDS encoding bi-domain-containing oxidoreductase; amino-acid sequence: MLQVIQNYNNGELKVDNVPPPALQAGGILVKNMFSLISAGTERTTVETAQKSLIGKAQSRPDLVKKVINTAKRDGLMTTIQLVKNKLDTPVPLGYSSSGIVVAVAENVNDFAVGDRVACAGQGYASHADVIFVPQNLAAKVPESVQLDEAAYSTLGAIAMQGVRQAEVSIGENVVVVGLGLIGLITVQILKAAGCRVIGLDISEDACKTASSLGADYTILASDNYMPIIEKSTDGYGVDCAIVTAATPTNEPIVLSGEILRNKGKLIIVGGVPADIPRSPFYEKEIDVRFSRSYGPGRYDIFYEERGIDYPYGYVRWTENRNMISFLNLIAAKKIDLQSITTHRFKIEDAEDAYNLISGKSKKRERYIGILLTYTHRHEIQAETIIPITDYNRSPSEGKVKIGFIGAGNFAQNYLLPILKKNKKRVELVSVSTSRGVTASNVAKKFKFLSATTDNNEILNQTDIDCVFVATRHNLHAPYVIEGIKRGKSIFVEKPLALSVEQLNQVIEAYQEFNGRVMVGFNRRFAPTIVETKKFFDKKIQPVTITYRINAGFVPKEHWTQDPIEGGGRIIGEVCHFVDLLMFLTGSLPIKVYADTISITRDDMMSKDNISITFKFRDGSIGHIIYTASGDRTFPKERIEMFCENSIAVIDDFKQVTFSRHGKVKTFGGSKQDKGYHSALEHFIKSIESGNDSPIPFRDSVNATIATFKILESINTGLPVEIQLDERQDFLMGLSRIHTEHLRA